The proteins below come from a single Balaenoptera musculus isolate JJ_BM4_2016_0621 chromosome 1, mBalMus1.pri.v3, whole genome shotgun sequence genomic window:
- the KLHL17 gene encoding kelch-like protein 17 isoform X1 gives MRYAAPPKPRGSAGGGAGGAEKQRLRASGGSEERGACRHRRAALQPSGVRLSVRPPRIGGGPAAEPMQPRSERPAGRTQSPEHGSPGPAPEAAPPPPPPPQPAAPEAERARPRQARPTGPMEGAVQLLSREGHTVSHNSKRHYHDAFVAMSRMRQRGLLCDIVLHVAAKEIRAHKVVLASCSPYFHAMFTNEMSESRQTHVTLHDIDPQALDQLVQFAYTAEIVVGEGNVQTLLPAASLLQLNGVRDACCKFLLSQLDPSNCLGIRGFADTHSCSDLLKAAHRYVLQHFVDVAKTEEFMLLPLKQVLELVSSDSLNVPSEEDVYRAVLSWVKHDVDARRQHVPRLMKCVRLPLLSRDFLLGHVDAESLVRHHPDCKDLLIEALKFHLLPEQRGVLGTSRTRPRRCEGAGPVLFAVGGGSLFAIHGDCEAYDTRADRWHVVASMSTRRARVGVAAVGNRLYAVGGYDGTSDLATVESYDPVTNTWQPEVSMGTRRSCLGVAALHGLLYAAGGYDGASCLNSAERYDPLTGTWTSIAAMSTRRRYVRVAMLDGNLYAVGGYDSASHLATVEKYEPQVNSWTPVASMLSRRSSAGVAVLEGALYVAGGNDGTSCLNSVERYSPKAGAWESVAPMNIRRSTHDLVSMDGWLYAVGGNDGSSSLNSIEKYNPRTNKWVAASSMFTRRSSVGVAVLELLNFPPPSSPTLSVSSTSL, from the exons ATGCGCTACGCGGCGCCCCCGAAACCTCGGGGGAGCGCGGGAGGCGGAGCGGGCGGCGCCGAGAAACAGCGGCTGCGGGCAAGCGGCGGGAGCGAGGAACGCGGAGCCTGCCGCCACCGCCGAGCAGCCCTCCAGCCGTCCGGCGTCCGCTTGTCTGTGCGTCCTCCGCGGATCGGCGGCGGGCCGGCGGCCGAACCCATGCAGCCGCGCAGCGAGCGCCCGGCCGGCAGGACGCAAAGTCCAGAGCACGGCAGCCCGGGGCCCGCGCCCGAggcggcgccgccgccgccgccgccgccgcagccggcAGC CCCCGAGGCAGAGCGTGCCCGGCCCCGGCAGGCCCGGCCCACGGGCCCCATGGAGGGCGCAGTGCAGCTGCTGAGCCGCGAGGGCCACACGGTATCCCACAACTCCAAGCGGCACTACCACGACGCCTTCGTGGCCATGAGCCGCATGCGGCAGCGCGGCCTCCTGTGTGACATCGTCCTGCACGTGGCTGCCAAGGAGATCCGGGCACACAAGGTGGTGCTGGCCTCCTGCAGCCCCTACTTCCACGCCATGTTCACAA ATGAGATGAGTGAGAGCCGTCAGACGCATGTGACGCTGCACGACATCGACCCTCAGGCCTTGGACCAGCTGGTGCAGTTTGCGTACACGGCCGAGATTGTGGTGGGGGAAGGCAACGTACAG ACTCTGCTCCCGGCTGCCAGCCTCCTGCAGCTGAATGGGGTCCGTGACGCCTGCTGCAAGTTCCTGTTGAGTCAGCTCGACCCCTCCAACTGTCTGGGCATCCGGGGCTTCGCCGACACACACTCGTGCAGCGACCTGCTCAAGGCGGCACACAGGTACGTGCTGCAGCACTTCGTGGACGTGGCCAAGACTGAGGAGTTCATGCTGTTGCCGCTGAAGCAG gtgcTGGAACTGGTCTCTAGCGACAGCCTGAACGTGCCTTCAGAGGAGGACGTCTACCGTGCCGTCCTGAGTTGGGTCAAGCACGACGTGGACGCCCGGAGGCAGCACGTTCCCCGG CTGATGAAGTGTGTACGCCTGCCCCTGCTGAGCCGGGACTTCCTGCTGGGCCACGTGGACGCCGAGAGCCTGGTGCGGCACCACCCGGACTGCAAGGACCTGCTCATTGAGGCCCTCAAGTTCCACCTGCTGCCCGAGCAGAGGGGCGTCCTGGGCACCAGCCGCACCCGGCCGCGGCGCTGTGAGGGCGCCGGCCCTGTGCTCTTCGCTGTGG GTGGTGGGAGCCTGTTCGCCATCCACGGGGACTGCGAAGCGTACGACACGCGCGCTGACCGCTGGCACGTGGTGGCCTCAATGTCCACGCGCCGGGCCCGGGTGGGCGTGGCGGCAGTCGGGAACCGGCTGTACGCCGTGGGCGG TTACGATGGGACTTCAGACCTGGCCACCGTAGAGTCCTACGACCCTGTGACCAACACCTGGCAGCCTGAGGTGTCCATGGGCACAAGGCGCAGCTGCCTGGGTGTGGCTGCCCTGCACGGGCTCCTGTACGCGGCCGGTGGCTACGACGGGGCCTCCTGCCTCAACAG CGCCGAGCGCTACGACCCCCTGACGGGAACATGGACGTCGATCGCCGCCATGAGCACCCGGAGGCGATACGTGCGCGTGGCCATGCTCG ATGGGAACCTGTACGCCGTGGGCGGTTACGACAGCGCGTCACACCTGGCCACCGTGGAGAAGTATGAGCCCCAG GTGAACTCCTGGACGCCCGTGGCCTCCATGCTGAGCCGGCGCAGCTCCGCGGGCGTGGCGGTGCTGGAGGGGGCCCTCTACGTGGCTGGCGGCAACGACGGCACCAGCTGCCTCAACTCTGTGGAGAGATACAGCCCCAAGGCGGGTGCCTGGGAGAGTGTGGCGCCCATGAACATCCGAAG GAGCACGCACGACCTGGTGTCCATGGATGGCTGGCTGTACGCCGTAGGGGGCAACGACGGCAGTTCCAGCCTCAACTCCATTGAGAAGTACAACCCGAGGACCAACAAGTGGGTGGCCGCGTCCAGCATGTTCACACGGCGCAGCAGCGTGGGCGTGGCAGTGCTCGAGCTGCTCAACTTCCCGCCGCCCTCTTCGCCCACGCTGTCCGTGTCGTCCACCAGCCTCTGA
- the KLHL17 gene encoding kelch-like protein 17 isoform X2 gives MRYAAPPKPRGSAGGGAGGAEKQRLRASGGSEERGACRHRRAALQPSGVRLSVRPPRIGGGPAAEPMQPRSERPAGRTQSPEHGSPGPAPEAAPPPPPPPQPAAPEAERARPRQARPTGPMEGAVQLLSREGHTVSHNSKRHYHDAFVAMSRMRQRGLLCDIVLHVAAKEIRAHKVVLASCSPYFHAMFTNEMSESRQTHVTLHDIDPQALDQLVQFAYTAEIVVGEGNVQTLLPAASLLQLNGVRDACCKFLLSQLDPSNCLGIRGFADTHSCSDLLKAAHRYVLQHFVDVAKTEEFMLLPLKQVLELVSSDSLNVPSEEDVYRAVLSWVKHDVDARRQHVPRLMKCVRLPLLSRDFLLGHVDAESLVRHHPDCKDLLIEALKFHLLPEQRGVLGTSRTRPRRCEGAGPVLFAVGGGSLFAIHGDCEAYDTRADRWHVVASMSTRRARVGVAAVGNRLYAVGGYDGTSDLATVESYDPVTNTWQPEVSMGTRRSCLGVAALHGLLYAAGGYDGASCLNSAERYDPLTGTWTSIAAMSTRRRYVRVAMLDGNLYAVGGYDSASHLATVEKYEPQTPHPGVESCTWRRREAGSGSAPSPSLHRR, from the exons ATGCGCTACGCGGCGCCCCCGAAACCTCGGGGGAGCGCGGGAGGCGGAGCGGGCGGCGCCGAGAAACAGCGGCTGCGGGCAAGCGGCGGGAGCGAGGAACGCGGAGCCTGCCGCCACCGCCGAGCAGCCCTCCAGCCGTCCGGCGTCCGCTTGTCTGTGCGTCCTCCGCGGATCGGCGGCGGGCCGGCGGCCGAACCCATGCAGCCGCGCAGCGAGCGCCCGGCCGGCAGGACGCAAAGTCCAGAGCACGGCAGCCCGGGGCCCGCGCCCGAggcggcgccgccgccgccgccgccgccgcagccggcAGC CCCCGAGGCAGAGCGTGCCCGGCCCCGGCAGGCCCGGCCCACGGGCCCCATGGAGGGCGCAGTGCAGCTGCTGAGCCGCGAGGGCCACACGGTATCCCACAACTCCAAGCGGCACTACCACGACGCCTTCGTGGCCATGAGCCGCATGCGGCAGCGCGGCCTCCTGTGTGACATCGTCCTGCACGTGGCTGCCAAGGAGATCCGGGCACACAAGGTGGTGCTGGCCTCCTGCAGCCCCTACTTCCACGCCATGTTCACAA ATGAGATGAGTGAGAGCCGTCAGACGCATGTGACGCTGCACGACATCGACCCTCAGGCCTTGGACCAGCTGGTGCAGTTTGCGTACACGGCCGAGATTGTGGTGGGGGAAGGCAACGTACAG ACTCTGCTCCCGGCTGCCAGCCTCCTGCAGCTGAATGGGGTCCGTGACGCCTGCTGCAAGTTCCTGTTGAGTCAGCTCGACCCCTCCAACTGTCTGGGCATCCGGGGCTTCGCCGACACACACTCGTGCAGCGACCTGCTCAAGGCGGCACACAGGTACGTGCTGCAGCACTTCGTGGACGTGGCCAAGACTGAGGAGTTCATGCTGTTGCCGCTGAAGCAG gtgcTGGAACTGGTCTCTAGCGACAGCCTGAACGTGCCTTCAGAGGAGGACGTCTACCGTGCCGTCCTGAGTTGGGTCAAGCACGACGTGGACGCCCGGAGGCAGCACGTTCCCCGG CTGATGAAGTGTGTACGCCTGCCCCTGCTGAGCCGGGACTTCCTGCTGGGCCACGTGGACGCCGAGAGCCTGGTGCGGCACCACCCGGACTGCAAGGACCTGCTCATTGAGGCCCTCAAGTTCCACCTGCTGCCCGAGCAGAGGGGCGTCCTGGGCACCAGCCGCACCCGGCCGCGGCGCTGTGAGGGCGCCGGCCCTGTGCTCTTCGCTGTGG GTGGTGGGAGCCTGTTCGCCATCCACGGGGACTGCGAAGCGTACGACACGCGCGCTGACCGCTGGCACGTGGTGGCCTCAATGTCCACGCGCCGGGCCCGGGTGGGCGTGGCGGCAGTCGGGAACCGGCTGTACGCCGTGGGCGG TTACGATGGGACTTCAGACCTGGCCACCGTAGAGTCCTACGACCCTGTGACCAACACCTGGCAGCCTGAGGTGTCCATGGGCACAAGGCGCAGCTGCCTGGGTGTGGCTGCCCTGCACGGGCTCCTGTACGCGGCCGGTGGCTACGACGGGGCCTCCTGCCTCAACAG CGCCGAGCGCTACGACCCCCTGACGGGAACATGGACGTCGATCGCCGCCATGAGCACCCGGAGGCGATACGTGCGCGTGGCCATGCTCG ATGGGAACCTGTACGCCGTGGGCGGTTACGACAGCGCGTCACACCTGGCCACCGTGGAGAAGTATGAGCCCCAG ACACCCCACCCTGGAGTAGAGTCCTGCACGTGGAGGCGGAGGGAGGCTGGTAGTGGGTCTGCCCCCAGCCCGTCCCTCCACCGCAGGTGA
- the KLHL17 gene encoding kelch-like protein 17 isoform X3: MRYAAPPKPRGSAGGGAGGAEKQRLRASGGSEERGACRHRRAALQPSGVRLSVRPPRIGGGPAAEPMQPRSERPAGRTQSPEHGSPGPAPEAAPPPPPPPQPAAPEAERARPRQARPTGPMEGAVQLLSREGHTVSHNSKRHYHDAFVAMSRMRQRGLLCDIVLHVAAKEIRAHKVVLASCSPYFHAMFTNEMSESRQTHVTLHDIDPQALDQLVQFAYTAEIVVGEGNVQTLLPAASLLQLNGVRDACCKFLLSQLDPSNCLGIRGFADTHSCSDLLKAAHRYVLQHFVDVAKTEEFMLLPLKQVLELVSSDSLNVPSEEDVYRAVLSWVKHDVDARRQHVPRLMKCVRLPLLSRDFLLGHVDAESLVRHHPDCKDLLIEALKFHLLPEQRGVLGTSRTRPRRCEGAGPVLFAVGGGSLFAIHGDCEAYDTRADRWHVVASMSTRRARVGVAAVGNRLYAVGGYDGTSDLATVESYDPVTNTWQPEVSMGTRRSCLGVAALHGLLYAAGGYDGASCLNSAERYDPLTGTWTSIAAMSTRRRYVRVAMLDGNLYAVGGYDSASHLATVEK, from the exons ATGCGCTACGCGGCGCCCCCGAAACCTCGGGGGAGCGCGGGAGGCGGAGCGGGCGGCGCCGAGAAACAGCGGCTGCGGGCAAGCGGCGGGAGCGAGGAACGCGGAGCCTGCCGCCACCGCCGAGCAGCCCTCCAGCCGTCCGGCGTCCGCTTGTCTGTGCGTCCTCCGCGGATCGGCGGCGGGCCGGCGGCCGAACCCATGCAGCCGCGCAGCGAGCGCCCGGCCGGCAGGACGCAAAGTCCAGAGCACGGCAGCCCGGGGCCCGCGCCCGAggcggcgccgccgccgccgccgccgccgcagccggcAGC CCCCGAGGCAGAGCGTGCCCGGCCCCGGCAGGCCCGGCCCACGGGCCCCATGGAGGGCGCAGTGCAGCTGCTGAGCCGCGAGGGCCACACGGTATCCCACAACTCCAAGCGGCACTACCACGACGCCTTCGTGGCCATGAGCCGCATGCGGCAGCGCGGCCTCCTGTGTGACATCGTCCTGCACGTGGCTGCCAAGGAGATCCGGGCACACAAGGTGGTGCTGGCCTCCTGCAGCCCCTACTTCCACGCCATGTTCACAA ATGAGATGAGTGAGAGCCGTCAGACGCATGTGACGCTGCACGACATCGACCCTCAGGCCTTGGACCAGCTGGTGCAGTTTGCGTACACGGCCGAGATTGTGGTGGGGGAAGGCAACGTACAG ACTCTGCTCCCGGCTGCCAGCCTCCTGCAGCTGAATGGGGTCCGTGACGCCTGCTGCAAGTTCCTGTTGAGTCAGCTCGACCCCTCCAACTGTCTGGGCATCCGGGGCTTCGCCGACACACACTCGTGCAGCGACCTGCTCAAGGCGGCACACAGGTACGTGCTGCAGCACTTCGTGGACGTGGCCAAGACTGAGGAGTTCATGCTGTTGCCGCTGAAGCAG gtgcTGGAACTGGTCTCTAGCGACAGCCTGAACGTGCCTTCAGAGGAGGACGTCTACCGTGCCGTCCTGAGTTGGGTCAAGCACGACGTGGACGCCCGGAGGCAGCACGTTCCCCGG CTGATGAAGTGTGTACGCCTGCCCCTGCTGAGCCGGGACTTCCTGCTGGGCCACGTGGACGCCGAGAGCCTGGTGCGGCACCACCCGGACTGCAAGGACCTGCTCATTGAGGCCCTCAAGTTCCACCTGCTGCCCGAGCAGAGGGGCGTCCTGGGCACCAGCCGCACCCGGCCGCGGCGCTGTGAGGGCGCCGGCCCTGTGCTCTTCGCTGTGG GTGGTGGGAGCCTGTTCGCCATCCACGGGGACTGCGAAGCGTACGACACGCGCGCTGACCGCTGGCACGTGGTGGCCTCAATGTCCACGCGCCGGGCCCGGGTGGGCGTGGCGGCAGTCGGGAACCGGCTGTACGCCGTGGGCGG TTACGATGGGACTTCAGACCTGGCCACCGTAGAGTCCTACGACCCTGTGACCAACACCTGGCAGCCTGAGGTGTCCATGGGCACAAGGCGCAGCTGCCTGGGTGTGGCTGCCCTGCACGGGCTCCTGTACGCGGCCGGTGGCTACGACGGGGCCTCCTGCCTCAACAG CGCCGAGCGCTACGACCCCCTGACGGGAACATGGACGTCGATCGCCGCCATGAGCACCCGGAGGCGATACGTGCGCGTGGCCATGCTCG ATGGGAACCTGTACGCCGTGGGCGGTTACGACAGCGCGTCACACCTGGCCACCGTGGAGAA GTGA